A genomic region of bacterium contains the following coding sequences:
- a CDS encoding SDR family NAD(P)-dependent oxidoreductase, whose translation MAQPPLRFDGRTAIVTGAGQGLGRAYAKLLAERGAQVVVNDIVPEAADQVVDEISAFGGAAIADHHSVTNPDGGVGLAERARDAFGPVHIVINNAGVNRAAEFVDMTPESGPELFDEMIAIHLLGSCHVLWPLWPAMVEQGYGRVVNVASGAVWGLRGQSAYAACKAGIMRLTRTLGREGGYHGVQVNCVLPWAVTAPSPDRSGDEFGPVIDTHMHPENVAPAVIWLAHEDCPANGESFTVDGPRMARLAWVATQGHTDLDPTPESYRDHWGQVMDLTNYTVPTSTNHHMRETVMPAFESPNPSPKEPPQPQ comes from the coding sequence ATGGCTCAGCCCCCGCTTCGCTTCGACGGGCGCACCGCAATAGTCACCGGCGCGGGACAGGGATTGGGCCGGGCCTACGCCAAGCTGCTGGCCGAGCGGGGAGCGCAAGTGGTGGTGAACGACATTGTTCCCGAAGCCGCCGACCAGGTGGTTGACGAGATCAGCGCATTCGGGGGCGCTGCCATCGCCGACCACCACAGCGTGACCAACCCTGACGGTGGGGTTGGCCTCGCCGAACGGGCTCGAGATGCGTTCGGCCCGGTACACATCGTGATCAACAACGCCGGAGTCAATCGAGCCGCCGAATTTGTGGACATGACCCCGGAGAGCGGCCCAGAGCTGTTCGATGAGATGATCGCCATCCACCTGCTCGGGTCCTGCCATGTGCTGTGGCCGCTGTGGCCCGCAATGGTGGAGCAGGGTTATGGCCGGGTGGTGAACGTTGCGTCCGGGGCGGTGTGGGGCCTGCGGGGCCAGTCCGCTTATGCTGCCTGCAAGGCCGGAATCATGAGGTTGACCCGCACATTGGGCCGGGAAGGTGGATACCACGGTGTGCAGGTCAATTGCGTGCTGCCCTGGGCCGTGACCGCTCCAAGTCCCGATCGCTCAGGCGACGAGTTCGGCCCCGTTATCGACACCCACATGCACCCCGAAAACGTCGCCCCCGCCGTGATCTGGCTGGCCCACGAAGACTGCCCCGCTAACGGCGAGAGCTTCACCGTGGATGGTCCTCGAATGGCCCGCCTCGCTTGGGTCGCCACCCAAGGCCACACCGATCTCGATCCCACCCCTGAGTCCTACCGCGACCACTGGGGTCAGGTCATGGATCTAACCAACTACACCGTCCCCACATCAACCAACCACCACATGCGCGAAACGGTGATGCCGGCATTCGAGTCCCCTAATCCATCGCCAAAGGAACCGCCTCAACCCCAGTGA
- a CDS encoding CaiB/BaiF CoA-transferase family protein gives MRVGDITAPQLDSNGKPLDGIRILAIEQMQSLPYATQLMARMGAEVVKIEHPVRGDLGRGSTPTIADPEGRPVGGTYLRNNLSKRSVGMDLKNSKAIDLIRQMIPNFDVLAENLKPGTLDKSGLGYNDLSQVHPGLIYLSVSGFGNLGESPYGHWPAYAPIAEAMGGLYAINRADGENVKVSPVGALGDTGTGLYGVIGVLMALRQRERHGHGQHVDIAMFDAMVAFGDMVPNYWSLGADPRVPTPIINDGFPIDSGELVMQIGREHQFERLCHLIGRPEWLEDERFSTRDGWRENLDEIRAAVRTWAGDRTTVEAANDLAAAGLAAAPVFEAPDVIDDPHVAARHMMVEIPRPDSDAPVLTPGNPVKMSAVSEGPDFRPPWLGEHTDEVLAAELGLDEAALAELRADGVIG, from the coding sequence GTGAGAGTCGGCGACATCACCGCTCCCCAGCTCGACAGCAACGGAAAGCCGCTCGACGGCATCCGCATCCTCGCCATCGAGCAGATGCAGTCGCTCCCCTACGCCACCCAGCTCATGGCTCGCATGGGTGCGGAGGTGGTCAAGATCGAGCACCCGGTGCGAGGCGACCTGGGCCGGGGCTCGACCCCGACCATCGCCGATCCCGAGGGTCGGCCGGTGGGCGGAACCTATCTGCGCAACAACCTCAGCAAGCGCTCGGTGGGCATGGATTTGAAGAACTCCAAGGCCATCGACCTCATCCGCCAAATGATCCCCAACTTCGATGTGCTAGCCGAGAACCTCAAGCCCGGAACGCTGGACAAGAGCGGCTTGGGCTACAACGACCTATCTCAGGTGCATCCCGGCCTGATCTATCTGTCAGTGTCGGGGTTCGGGAACCTGGGCGAGTCTCCCTACGGGCACTGGCCGGCCTACGCTCCCATTGCCGAGGCCATGGGCGGCCTCTACGCCATCAACCGGGCCGACGGCGAGAACGTGAAGGTGTCCCCGGTAGGAGCGCTGGGCGACACCGGCACGGGTCTCTATGGCGTCATCGGAGTTCTCATGGCCCTACGGCAGCGGGAGCGGCACGGTCATGGCCAGCATGTGGACATTGCCATGTTCGATGCCATGGTGGCCTTTGGCGACATGGTGCCCAACTACTGGTCGCTAGGGGCCGATCCCCGGGTTCCCACTCCAATCATCAACGACGGCTTCCCCATCGACTCTGGGGAACTGGTGATGCAGATTGGCCGGGAGCATCAGTTTGAGCGCCTCTGCCATCTCATCGGCCGACCCGAATGGCTGGAAGACGAGCGGTTTTCAACGCGCGACGGATGGCGGGAGAATCTAGATGAGATCCGGGCCGCGGTTCGGACCTGGGCCGGTGACCGCACGACCGTCGAAGCGGCCAACGACTTAGCTGCGGCCGGACTGGCCGCCGCTCCGGTGTTCGAGGCTCCCGACGTGATCGACGATCCCCATGTCGCAGCCCGCCACATGATGGTGGAGATCCCCCGCCCCGATTCCGACGCGCCGGTGCTCACCCCGGGGAATCCGGTCAAGATGTCGGCAGTCAGCGAGGGTCCCGACTTTCGCCCACCGTGGTTGGGCGAGCACACCGACGAGGTGCTGGCTGCCGAACTCGGCTTGGACGAGGCAGCGCTGGCTGAGCTCAGAGCCGACGGCGTCATCGGCTGA
- a CDS encoding amidohydrolase family protein: protein MEYQLVSADSHVNEPPGLWADRVPARYKDRAPRMENFDQGDAWVLEGAHDPINFGGNCSAGLPADQRSGWVRWEDVRVGGHDPAARIGEQDQDGVDLEVLYPTPRIGNQLVWHRDDADFHIACIRAYNDWLAEFCAYNPDRLWGVAILPNVGAETAVSEMHRVAAFPGIRGVMLGRWPNGDEVLTADDDAVFAAATEAGLPLSIHVGFATHAQGDVAKMKLTGSMRFFDMPVRITQLIEGGVFDRYPELQFLAVETDSSWFPYLREQMDDRFRRANPATRAPIQRSPGDYFDTNIASTFITDHYGILNRHHIGVTQMMWSSDFPHGGSDWPDSLTTIDKHFDGVPDDERHAILAGNALRIYGQELSP, encoded by the coding sequence ATGGAGTACCAGCTGGTGTCAGCCGACTCCCATGTGAACGAGCCGCCCGGACTGTGGGCCGACCGGGTGCCGGCCCGCTACAAGGACCGGGCCCCTCGAATGGAGAACTTCGACCAGGGCGATGCCTGGGTTCTGGAAGGGGCCCACGATCCCATCAACTTCGGTGGCAACTGCTCCGCCGGCCTGCCCGCCGACCAGCGCTCGGGATGGGTCCGCTGGGAAGACGTGAGAGTCGGTGGCCATGACCCGGCTGCCCGAATCGGGGAGCAAGACCAGGACGGCGTAGACCTGGAAGTCCTCTACCCCACCCCCCGGATCGGAAACCAGCTGGTGTGGCACCGCGACGACGCCGACTTCCATATTGCCTGCATCCGGGCCTACAACGATTGGCTGGCTGAATTCTGCGCCTACAACCCGGACCGCCTGTGGGGGGTGGCCATTCTTCCCAATGTTGGAGCAGAAACCGCGGTTTCTGAGATGCATCGAGTGGCTGCTTTTCCGGGCATCAGGGGGGTGATGCTCGGGCGCTGGCCCAATGGCGACGAGGTGCTCACGGCCGATGACGACGCGGTGTTCGCGGCGGCCACCGAAGCCGGATTGCCTCTTTCTATACATGTGGGCTTTGCCACCCACGCCCAAGGCGATGTGGCCAAGATGAAGCTCACCGGGTCGATGCGCTTCTTCGACATGCCAGTGCGCATCACCCAGCTCATCGAGGGCGGCGTGTTCGACCGCTATCCCGAACTCCAGTTCTTGGCGGTGGAAACCGACAGTTCTTGGTTCCCCTACCTGCGGGAACAGATGGACGACCGCTTCCGCCGGGCCAACCCGGCCACCCGAGCGCCCATCCAGCGATCGCCCGGCGATTACTTCGATACCAACATCGCCTCAACATTCATCACCGACCATTACGGCATTCTCAATCGCCACCACATCGGGGTGACCCAGATGATGTGGTCCAGCGACTTCCCTCACGGCGGTTCCGACTGGCCCGACTCTCTCACCACCATCGACAAGCACTTCGATGGGGTTCCTGACGACGAACGCCACGCCATCTTGGCCGGCAATGCCTTGCGCATCTATGGGCAGGAACTGAGCCCGTGA
- a CDS encoding ABC transporter permease — MNDFFTVAIITATLASGIRLAVPFLLAALGEAVGQRAGVLNLGVEGVMLIGAFAAYYTALETGSAAFGLLMGLVTGMVMGLIYAFITVVMHAEQGISGIGIYLFGLGFTDLLFQKQVGTPKPISGLQTKPFDWLADDTGRAGELLFSHTVLTYVAFLLVPVFYWLITKTTFGLNVRAVGENPQAADTLGVSVNGIRTAAIVIGNTMAGLAGAALALEIGIFQQNLTAGRGFIAIALVYFGAWRPVGVMAGSLLFGIVSSTVLQLQVQDVISGSVASIANMAPAVLTVIVLVVVSRRIGQPAALTRPFTRDG, encoded by the coding sequence ATGAACGATTTCTTCACCGTCGCCATCATCACCGCCACCCTGGCATCGGGCATCCGGCTGGCAGTGCCCTTCCTGCTCGCCGCGCTGGGCGAGGCCGTCGGCCAACGGGCTGGAGTGCTCAACCTGGGTGTGGAAGGCGTCATGCTCATCGGCGCGTTCGCCGCCTACTACACCGCACTGGAGACGGGCAGCGCCGCCTTCGGGCTGCTGATGGGACTCGTGACGGGAATGGTGATGGGCCTCATCTACGCATTCATCACCGTGGTGATGCACGCCGAACAAGGCATCAGCGGAATCGGGATATATCTCTTCGGCTTGGGCTTCACCGATCTGCTGTTCCAAAAACAGGTTGGCACCCCGAAGCCCATCAGCGGACTGCAAACCAAGCCCTTCGACTGGCTGGCCGATGACACCGGGCGCGCCGGCGAGCTGCTGTTCAGCCACACAGTGCTCACCTATGTGGCCTTCTTGCTGGTGCCGGTTTTCTATTGGCTCATCACCAAGACCACCTTCGGCCTCAACGTGCGAGCCGTGGGGGAAAACCCGCAAGCGGCCGACACCTTGGGCGTGAGCGTGAACGGCATTCGCACCGCGGCCATCGTCATCGGCAACACCATGGCCGGGCTGGCCGGGGCGGCTCTGGCCTTGGAGATCGGGATCTTCCAGCAGAACCTCACTGCTGGCCGCGGATTCATCGCCATCGCTTTGGTGTACTTCGGGGCGTGGCGGCCAGTCGGAGTGATGGCCGGTTCCCTGCTGTTCGGCATCGTGTCTTCCACCGTGCTCCAACTCCAGGTCCAAGACGTCATCTCCGGATCGGTGGCATCCATCGCCAACATGGCACCGGCGGTCTTGACGGTGATCGTGCTGGTGGTGGTGAGTCGGCGCATCGGCCAACCAGCAGCCCTCACCCGGCCGTTCACACGGGACGGCTGA